ATATTAATAATATATATCTAAAACATTATAGATATATTTTTTACTAAAAAATAAATATATTAAAATACAAATATAAAAGATAGTATAAATTAATAAATTAAAAATCAAACCCACTTGATAATATATAAATCTAAACACCACCCCAAAAAAAATATGAGAAATTTTTTTTATCAAAACAATTCTTTAAAAAATAAAAAAGAAACACAAAAAAAGATGATCAACTGGGGAAAATAATACTATTAAAAAAAAACTACTTTTTTACTTAAAAAAATAAAAATATTAAAAAACTAAACACCTAAAACATGAAAAAAAGTAGTAACAATTAAATCTAAAAAGAAATTCCACATTAATAAAAAAAAAGGGAAGCATAAAAAAACGGAACGTGGAATAATAAAATCAATCTAATAAATAAAAAAAAACATTTGAGGTAAAAACAAAATGTCTGAAGCATCATCAAAAGAACTATATGAAGTAAAAAAAACACTAAAAGAACTAGAAAATAAAAAAGGACGAGGAACTGAACTTGTAAGTGTATACATCCCACCTGAAAAACAAATAAGTGATGTAGCAAAACAAATGAGAGACGAACTCGGACAAAGTGCAAACATAAAAAGTAAACAAACACGAAAAAACGTACAATCAGCAATAGAAGTAATCATCCAAAGACTCAAACTATTCCCAAAACCACCAGAAAAAGGACTAATCATGTTCGTTGGAATGATACCAAAAGGCGGACCTGGAACTGAAAAAATGGAAACATACGTATTCCAACCACCAGAACCAGTACAAACATACACATACCACTGCGATAGCCAATTCTTCATAGAACCACTACGAGACATAATAGAATACAAAGAAGTATACGGAGTATTAGTATTAGATCGTAAAGAAGCAACAATCGCAGTACTCAGAGGAAAAAGAATAGACATCGTAAAACACTTAACAAGTGGAGTACCAGGAAAACACAAAGCAGGAGGACAATCACAAAGACGTTTTGACCGTGTAATTGAACTTGCAGCACACGAATTTTTAAAACGTATTGGACGCTACACAGATGAAGCATTCATGCCACTAAAAGATGAACTAAAAGGAGTTCTTGTAGGAGGACCAGGACATACCAAAAATGACTTCGTAGAAGGAGACTACATAAACTATGAAATAAATGATAAAATCATAAACATAGTAGATACATCCTATACAGGAGATTTTGGAATACGTGAAGTAATAGATGAATCTTCAGATGCACTAGAAGAACTAGACATCATGAAAGAAAAAAAATTAATGCGTAAATTCTTAACAGGACTAATATCAGAAAGTGGACTATCAACATATGGAGAAGATGAAGTACGAAACAACCTACAAATGGGAGCTGTAGAAACACTTATAATATCAGAAAACCTAAAATCCAGAAGACTCACATTTGAATGTCCAGCATGTGGAACAATAACACAACAAACAATACGCCAACATCAGGATATACCAGAAGAAAGATGTCCAAACTGTAATGAAATCATGAAAGTAGTCAAAAATGAAGAAACAGCAGAAGAACTAATTGAATTAGCAGATGAAGTAAATACAGATGTAGAAGTAATATCAATAGAAACAGAAGAAGGAACACAACTAGATAAAGCATTTGGTGGAATTGCAGGAATATTAAGATACAAAGTAAAATAGATTTAAAATAAAACCTTCACCTTCACATTTTATTTTTTTTTTTACATTTTTTTTAAAGAAAATTATTTTAAAGTATAACTTGAATATTTTTTTTATTTTAAATAATTATAAGTTCTAACTTATAAGTTATAACTATTTTTTAGTAAAAAAAGAATTAGATGTGAGAGTGTTTATAGATTTACTCCCATATCTAATTGTTCGGTTAGTTCTTTGTATCTGTTTCTGATTGTAACTTCTGTTACTCCAGCAATGTCAGCTACATCACGTTGTGTTTTACGTTCACCTAGAAGTACACTTGCAATGTAGAGTGCTGCTGCTGCTACTCCTGTAGGTCCTCGTCCACTTGTTAATCCATTTTCCATTGCTTGGTTGATGATTTCTATAGCTTTTGATTGTACTACTCCTGATAGGTTTAGTTCACTTGCAAATCTTGGAACGTAGTCTATTGGTGAGGTTGGTGGTAAGCGTATATGTAATTCACGTGTTAGGAAACGATAGGTTCTTCCTACTTCTTTTTTACTTACACGTGATACATCTGCTATTTCATCAAGTGTTCTTGGAACTTTACATCTTCGGCATGCTGCATATAGGGATGCTGCTACTACTCCTTCAATACTTCGTCCTCTGATAAGTTTGTTTTCAACAGCATTACGGTATACTACTGATGCTGATTCACGTACTGATCTTGGTAGTCCTAGTCTGGATGAATCACGGTCAAGTTCACTTAGTGCAAATGCTAAGTTACGTTCTGTTGCACCACTAATTCTGATTTTACGTTGCCATTTTCTTAAACGATACCATTGTGCACGATTTCTTGCTGGAATATCACGTCCGTAGATATCCTTGTTTCTCCAGTCTATCATTGTGGAAAGACCTTTATCGTGTATTGTGTATGTAATTGGAGCCCCTACTCTTGTTCTTTTATCTCTTTGTTCATGGTCGAATGCTCTCCATTCAGGTCCCATATCTACTATGTTATCATCTATTACAAGACCACAGTTTCCACATACAACTTCTCCACGTTCATGGTCGTTGATGAGTTTAGTTGAACCACATTCTGGACATTGTGTTTCTTTTTTCTCCATTTCAGCAACGTCTTCTTTCATTTGTTCTTTTTCTGAAAGTCTGTTGTTGTTTTCTAGTTCTACTTCTAGTTCATCTGTGTCTGCTGTGTCGATTTTGATGATTTCTTCAACATCTAGGTCTGATGTTGACAT
The nucleotide sequence above comes from Methanosphaera cuniculi. Encoded proteins:
- a CDS encoding transcription initiation factor IIB — protein: MKEDVAEMEKKETQCPECGSTKLINDHERGEVVCGNCGLVIDDNIVDMGPEWRAFDHEQRDKRTRVGAPITYTIHDKGLSTMIDWRNKDIYGRDIPARNRAQWYRLRKWQRKIRISGATERNLAFALSELDRDSSRLGLPRSVRESASVVYRNAVENKLIRGRSIEGVVAASLYAACRRCKVPRTLDEIADVSRVSKKEVGRTYRFLTRELHIRLPPTSPIDYVPRFASELNLSGVVQSKAIEIINQAMENGLTSGRGPTGVAAAALYIASVLLGERKTQRDVADIAGVTEVTIRNRYKELTEQLDMGVNL
- the prf1 gene encoding peptide chain release factor aRF-1, whose translation is MSEASSKELYEVKKTLKELENKKGRGTELVSVYIPPEKQISDVAKQMRDELGQSANIKSKQTRKNVQSAIEVIIQRLKLFPKPPEKGLIMFVGMIPKGGPGTEKMETYVFQPPEPVQTYTYHCDSQFFIEPLRDIIEYKEVYGVLVLDRKEATIAVLRGKRIDIVKHLTSGVPGKHKAGGQSQRRFDRVIELAAHEFLKRIGRYTDEAFMPLKDELKGVLVGGPGHTKNDFVEGDYINYEINDKIINIVDTSYTGDFGIREVIDESSDALEELDIMKEKKLMRKFLTGLISESGLSTYGEDEVRNNLQMGAVETLIISENLKSRRLTFECPACGTITQQTIRQHQDIPEERCPNCNEIMKVVKNEETAEELIELADEVNTDVEVISIETEEGTQLDKAFGGIAGILRYKVK